One segment of Gadus chalcogrammus isolate NIFS_2021 chromosome 8, NIFS_Gcha_1.0, whole genome shotgun sequence DNA contains the following:
- the atg10 gene encoding ubiquitin-like-conjugating enzyme ATG10 isoform X1, whose translation MSSCSFDEKHFSLCCQHFLKHSNSLGDGWSWEQWQHSEEGYLKKTSLRSVTITSNNAAESGVPEQADPYPTREEKLSAGDVSSDVRSDLEEDDACVQAAASGVVLQHEYHVLFSCSFGVPVLYFRVFDLEGRSLCLEQVWDIVRRNSRMRLQQSPWNTITQQEHPMLGQPFFVLHPCKTEEFMGPVVRAAEAENRKVNYVVTWLSVVGPLVGLELALSYSTLLQPALCPQ comes from the exons ATGAGTAGCTGTTCCTTTGACGAGAAACACTTCAGCCTATGCTGTCAGCACTTCCTGAAACATTCCAACAGTCTGGGAGATGGCTGGAGCTGGGAGCAGTGGCAG CACTCTGAGGAAGGCTACCTGAAGAAGACATCCCTGAGATCTGTCACAATTACCAGCAACAATGCTGCTGAGTCTGGGGTCCCAGAGCAGGCAGACCCATACCCTACTCGGGAAGAAAAG CTATCTGCCGGAGACGTATCAAGTGATGTCCGAAGTGATCTTGAAGAGGATGATGCGTGTGTGCAGGCCGCCGCCAGCGGCGTGGTGCTCCAGCATGAGTACCACGTCCTGTTCAGCTGCAGCTTCGGGGTGCCGGTGCTCTACTTCAGAGTCTTTGATTTAG AAGGCAGGAGCCTGTGTTTGGAACAAGTGTGGGACATAGTCCGTCGAAACTCCAGGATGAGGCTACAGCAGAGTCCGTGGAACACCATCACTCAACAG GAGCACCCGATGCTGGGCCAGCCCTTCTTTGTCCTGCACCCCTGTAAGACAGAAGAGTTCATGGGGCCTGTGGTCCGAGCAGCCGAGGCGgaaaacag GAAGGTGAACTATGTGGTGACGTGGCTGAGTGTGGTAGGCCCACTGGTAGGACTGGAGCTGGCGTTAAGCTACTCCACCCTGCTGCAGCCTGCTCTATGCCCTCAATGA
- the atg10 gene encoding ubiquitin-like-conjugating enzyme ATG10 isoform X2: MSSCSFDEKHFSLCCQHFLKHSNSLGDGWSWEQWQHSEEGYLKKTSLRSVTITSNNAAESGVPEQADPYPTREEKLSAGDVSSDVRSDLEEDDACVQAAASGVVLQHEYHVLFSCSFGVPVLYFRVFDLGRSLCLEQVWDIVRRNSRMRLQQSPWNTITQQEHPMLGQPFFVLHPCKTEEFMGPVVRAAEAENRKVNYVVTWLSVVGPLVGLELALSYSTLLQPALCPQ, translated from the exons ATGAGTAGCTGTTCCTTTGACGAGAAACACTTCAGCCTATGCTGTCAGCACTTCCTGAAACATTCCAACAGTCTGGGAGATGGCTGGAGCTGGGAGCAGTGGCAG CACTCTGAGGAAGGCTACCTGAAGAAGACATCCCTGAGATCTGTCACAATTACCAGCAACAATGCTGCTGAGTCTGGGGTCCCAGAGCAGGCAGACCCATACCCTACTCGGGAAGAAAAG CTATCTGCCGGAGACGTATCAAGTGATGTCCGAAGTGATCTTGAAGAGGATGATGCGTGTGTGCAGGCCGCCGCCAGCGGCGTGGTGCTCCAGCATGAGTACCACGTCCTGTTCAGCTGCAGCTTCGGGGTGCCGGTGCTCTACTTCAGAGTCTTTGATTTAG GCAGGAGCCTGTGTTTGGAACAAGTGTGGGACATAGTCCGTCGAAACTCCAGGATGAGGCTACAGCAGAGTCCGTGGAACACCATCACTCAACAG GAGCACCCGATGCTGGGCCAGCCCTTCTTTGTCCTGCACCCCTGTAAGACAGAAGAGTTCATGGGGCCTGTGGTCCGAGCAGCCGAGGCGgaaaacag GAAGGTGAACTATGTGGTGACGTGGCTGAGTGTGGTAGGCCCACTGGTAGGACTGGAGCTGGCGTTAAGCTACTCCACCCTGCTGCAGCCTGCTCTATGCCCTCAATGA